The following are from one region of the Rhodopirellula sp. P2 genome:
- a CDS encoding multiheme c-type cytochrome: MSSVAQPGAAVPKPRKKYVRAVGPRLKKLLYAIFVLFALLLANSGYLATFTFLEWFRDQTYQDYFYQYMFLAHLVMGLLLVLPVVIFGLIHLWNTKDRRNRRAVRIGYALFAVSLGILTTGILLVRIGGFDLKQPLARNTVYWLHVAFPLASIWLYWLHRLAGPRIKWRIGMSFGGVAVASIAAMVILQMQDPRQWNAVGPDSGTQYFEPSLARTSSGNFIPSDALMNDEYCLKCHADIHKDWQDSVHRFSSFNNPPYFASVSETRAKSLERDGSVQASRWCAGCHDPVPFFSGAFDDPNFDMTDHPTANAGITCTVCHAITNVNSVRGNADYTIEEPLHYPFANSENAALQWINNQLVKAKPSFHKKTFLKPFHKTAEFCSTCHKVHLPEALTGYKEFLRGQNHYDPYLFSGVSGHGARSFYYPPKAVDNCNKCHMPLVASNDFGAKRFDDAEELSVHDHMFPSANTGIAWLRDRDDVIAAHQEYLQDVMRVDIFGVREGGEIDGELIAPLRPEVPALKRGEKYLLETVVRTMKMGHLFSQGTVDSNEIWLQVKVTSGDRLIGHSGLVNENKYNEVDPWSHFINVFMLDKDGNRINRRNAEDIFTPLYNHQIPPGAGQTVHYELNVPDDVTEPIQVELKLLYRKFDTEYMDFVARVNEEHGIQIRGHIPGQHYNNELPITTMAVDTVVFPIEGLDDAVENSPREIPTWQRWNDYGIGLLLKGKAELRQAEDAFREVGKLDRYDGPLNLARVLNTEGRLDEAVEALQRADEYRETEGFPRWTWAWLSGVINSQQGRLEEAEQNLRSVLDDSTEDMQRRGFDFSLDIEVINQLGRTLFDLGNIRERQRRADEGQAYFEESIRQYQKTLLIDPENVSAHHNLQLLYERLGDQESAEKHRKLHQIYKPDDNAQGRAIRLAREKYPAANHAAEAVVKYSLHRELTTENPPTETPTDESAAVASPTPEGDDDVE; encoded by the coding sequence ATGTCATCTGTTGCACAACCCGGTGCGGCCGTGCCGAAGCCGCGGAAAAAGTACGTTCGCGCGGTCGGTCCGCGGCTCAAGAAACTGCTGTACGCCATCTTCGTTCTTTTCGCGTTGCTGTTGGCCAACTCGGGCTACCTAGCGACGTTCACGTTCCTCGAGTGGTTTCGGGATCAGACGTATCAGGATTATTTCTATCAATACATGTTCCTGGCTCACTTGGTGATGGGACTGCTGTTGGTTCTGCCGGTCGTCATCTTTGGTTTGATCCACCTGTGGAACACCAAGGATCGTCGCAACCGGCGGGCGGTCCGGATCGGCTACGCCCTGTTCGCGGTCAGCTTGGGCATCCTCACGACGGGGATTTTGTTGGTTCGGATCGGTGGGTTTGATTTGAAACAACCGTTGGCCCGCAACACGGTGTATTGGTTGCACGTCGCGTTTCCGCTGGCCTCGATTTGGCTGTATTGGCTGCACCGCTTGGCCGGGCCTCGCATCAAGTGGCGAATCGGAATGAGCTTTGGCGGGGTCGCGGTGGCGTCCATCGCCGCCATGGTGATCTTGCAGATGCAGGATCCACGGCAGTGGAATGCGGTGGGGCCGGACTCAGGGACGCAGTACTTCGAACCATCGCTGGCGCGGACGTCGAGCGGCAACTTCATCCCGTCCGATGCATTGATGAACGATGAGTACTGTTTGAAATGTCATGCGGACATTCACAAAGACTGGCAGGACAGCGTTCACCGGTTCAGTTCTTTCAACAACCCACCCTACTTCGCCAGTGTCAGTGAAACGCGTGCGAAGTCGCTCGAACGGGACGGGTCGGTTCAGGCCTCACGATGGTGTGCGGGTTGCCACGATCCCGTGCCATTCTTTTCGGGGGCGTTTGATGACCCGAACTTCGACATGACAGATCACCCGACCGCAAATGCCGGGATCACGTGCACGGTTTGTCATGCGATCACAAACGTGAACAGTGTGCGAGGCAACGCCGACTACACGATTGAAGAACCACTGCACTATCCGTTTGCCAACAGCGAGAACGCGGCGCTGCAGTGGATCAACAATCAATTGGTGAAGGCAAAGCCGTCGTTTCACAAGAAAACGTTCTTGAAACCGTTTCACAAGACGGCTGAGTTCTGTTCGACGTGCCACAAGGTGCACTTGCCTGAAGCGTTGACCGGCTACAAAGAATTTTTGCGTGGCCAGAACCATTACGACCCGTATTTGTTCAGTGGCGTGTCGGGGCACGGTGCGAGAAGTTTTTACTACCCGCCCAAGGCGGTCGATAACTGCAACAAGTGTCACATGCCCTTGGTGGCGTCGAATGACTTTGGTGCAAAGAGGTTCGATGACGCGGAAGAACTGAGTGTGCACGATCACATGTTCCCCTCGGCGAACACTGGGATCGCGTGGCTGCGTGATCGAGACGATGTCATCGCAGCGCATCAAGAGTATTTGCAGGATGTGATGCGTGTTGACATCTTTGGTGTCCGCGAAGGTGGCGAGATCGATGGGGAGTTGATCGCGCCGCTGCGTCCCGAAGTGCCAGCACTCAAACGGGGAGAAAAGTATCTGCTGGAAACGGTGGTTCGGACAATGAAGATGGGGCACCTGTTTTCGCAGGGCACCGTGGACAGCAACGAAATTTGGTTGCAGGTCAAAGTGACCAGCGGCGACCGATTGATCGGTCACAGCGGTTTGGTCAATGAAAACAAGTACAACGAAGTCGATCCGTGGTCGCACTTCATCAACGTGTTCATGCTGGACAAGGACGGCAACCGAATCAATCGTCGCAATGCGGAAGACATCTTCACGCCGCTCTACAACCACCAGATCCCGCCGGGGGCTGGGCAGACGGTTCACTACGAACTGAATGTGCCGGACGATGTGACTGAACCGATTCAGGTGGAGTTGAAGTTGCTGTATCGAAAGTTCGACACGGAGTACATGGACTTCGTTGCCAGGGTCAATGAGGAACATGGGATTCAGATTCGCGGGCACATCCCCGGTCAGCACTACAACAATGAGTTGCCGATCACGACGATGGCGGTCGACACAGTGGTGTTTCCAATCGAAGGCTTGGACGATGCTGTTGAAAATTCGCCGCGGGAGATTCCAACCTGGCAGCGATGGAACGACTATGGCATCGGTTTGCTGCTGAAAGGCAAGGCGGAACTTCGCCAGGCCGAAGACGCGTTCCGTGAAGTGGGGAAATTGGATCGATACGACGGCCCGCTGAACTTGGCTCGCGTTTTGAACACGGAGGGACGCTTGGATGAAGCTGTGGAGGCCCTGCAACGGGCTGACGAGTATCGCGAGACCGAAGGTTTCCCTCGCTGGACGTGGGCATGGTTGTCGGGAGTCATCAACTCGCAACAGGGACGTTTGGAAGAGGCCGAGCAAAACCTTCGAAGCGTGTTGGATGACAGCACGGAAGACATGCAACGTCGCGGATTTGATTTCAGTTTGGACATTGAAGTGATCAACCAACTCGGTCGAACCTTGTTTGATCTCGGCAACATCCGCGAACGCCAGCGTCGGGCTGATGAGGGACAGGCCTACTTTGAAGAGTCGATCAGGCAATACCAAAAGACGCTGCTGATCGATCCCGAAAACGTTTCCGCTCATCACAATTTGCAACTGCTCTATGAGCGTCTCGGCGATCAAGAGTCGGCAGAGAAACATCGGAAACTGCACCAGATTTACAAGCCAGATGACAACGCCCAAGGGCGTGCGATTCGTCTGGCCCGAGAAAAGTACCCCGCTGCCAACCACGCGGCCGAAGCTGTCGTGAAGTACTCCTTGCATCGCGAATTGACAACGGAAAACCCACCGACCGAAACCCCAACGGACGAGTCCGCTGCGGTCGCCAGCCCTACCCCCGAAGGAGATGATGATGTCGAGTGA
- a CDS encoding PAS domain-containing sensor histidine kinase encodes MSENELETAPLQKSAQVLFAEHLQSRQINADRALAVVLALQWAFAIGCAVWISPYTWIGSQQLVHVHVWSSIVGGGLLTVFPMFLAIYFPGQRMTRMIMAIAQMQFSALLIHLMGGRIESHFHIFGSLAFLAFYKDPWVFLPAVSVISLDHLVRSLFWPESVFGVFSPSPLRALEHAGWILFETTFLILGVRQNRRSLWELAKLQSSLTQQRDLLEERVRSRTSEIEQQRHIQDTILQRIPAAVFWRDINGTFLGCNEIFSEFVGLKSPQDIIGKRMNDIIPSNDQTHNRLSSFCDSPDENVELVNIEETLQNYAGESRTVLAGATSLHDHQNNCFGTLGSFLDVTDLKHAESRGKSLANLIQESPNELYIFDAETLRLVEANRGFLRSVGLERDELPGCSPQDFLQGISNHELRQRITVAMADPSGRCAFNSAHVRKDGTAFPVHVDIHRSTFETRPVFVAFATDLSDTQAMERQLAQAQKLESMGQLAAGIAHEINTPMQCVSGNVEFLTMSYERLFQFTDGLFELLKNPSLNATDAQSQLKSLTKQHRYDVLREQTPDAIEEASQAVMRVIEIVRAMKSMSHPGRQEMNDTDVNTLIQQATIISRNRYKYVAELELDLSHDLPSIPAFGAELSQVFINLIVNAADAIAERKAKEPDLEGKIRVTTVHHDNQVEIRVSDNGTGMSADVRSKVFNQFFTTKEVGKGTGMGLSLTYNIVSSKHNGTVCVESELNVGSSFIVTLPMDSSQSTTEDFNAERPDTCRVPALT; translated from the coding sequence ATGTCAGAAAACGAACTCGAAACGGCCCCTCTTCAAAAGAGTGCGCAAGTCCTCTTTGCGGAGCATTTGCAATCACGCCAAATCAATGCGGACCGCGCATTGGCTGTGGTTCTCGCTCTGCAATGGGCATTTGCAATAGGCTGCGCCGTTTGGATTTCACCGTACACCTGGATTGGCTCCCAACAACTCGTCCATGTGCATGTTTGGAGTTCCATCGTCGGCGGCGGACTGCTCACCGTCTTCCCGATGTTTCTCGCCATCTATTTCCCTGGCCAGCGGATGACGCGGATGATCATGGCCATCGCGCAAATGCAATTCTCTGCTTTGCTGATCCACTTGATGGGTGGCCGGATCGAGTCCCATTTTCATATTTTTGGTTCGCTCGCCTTCCTGGCGTTTTACAAAGATCCCTGGGTGTTCCTGCCGGCAGTTTCCGTGATCAGCCTGGACCATCTGGTCCGCAGCCTGTTCTGGCCGGAGTCCGTGTTTGGAGTTTTCTCGCCATCGCCACTTCGTGCTTTGGAACACGCCGGCTGGATCCTCTTTGAGACGACCTTCCTGATCTTGGGTGTCCGTCAAAACAGACGTTCCCTCTGGGAACTGGCCAAACTTCAGTCCTCGCTCACTCAACAACGTGACTTGTTGGAAGAACGCGTTCGCAGTCGAACGTCCGAGATCGAACAACAGCGCCACATTCAGGACACCATCCTGCAGCGTATTCCCGCCGCCGTCTTCTGGCGTGATATCAATGGAACCTTCTTGGGTTGCAACGAAATATTCAGCGAGTTCGTTGGGCTGAAGTCGCCCCAAGACATCATTGGCAAACGAATGAATGACATCATTCCTTCGAACGACCAAACGCACAACCGATTGTCCAGCTTCTGCGATTCGCCCGATGAGAATGTGGAACTTGTCAACATCGAAGAGACGCTGCAAAACTATGCCGGCGAATCCAGAACGGTTCTTGCGGGCGCCACCTCGCTTCACGACCATCAAAACAATTGCTTTGGAACGCTAGGCAGTTTCCTCGACGTCACCGACCTCAAGCATGCCGAATCACGTGGCAAATCGCTTGCCAATTTGATTCAAGAGTCGCCCAACGAGCTCTACATCTTCGATGCGGAGACGTTGCGTCTGGTGGAAGCCAACCGCGGATTCCTACGGAGCGTCGGCCTGGAACGAGACGAACTGCCCGGTTGCTCCCCACAGGACTTCCTTCAAGGCATCTCGAATCATGAACTGCGTCAACGGATCACCGTTGCCATGGCAGATCCATCCGGCCGCTGCGCTTTCAACTCGGCTCACGTGCGGAAGGACGGCACCGCGTTCCCAGTTCACGTGGACATTCACCGGTCAACGTTTGAAACTCGGCCGGTGTTCGTTGCCTTCGCGACAGACCTGAGTGACACGCAGGCCATGGAACGTCAGCTGGCCCAAGCACAGAAACTGGAATCCATGGGGCAACTCGCCGCTGGGATCGCTCACGAAATCAACACCCCCATGCAATGCGTCAGCGGGAATGTTGAATTCCTGACCATGAGCTATGAGCGTCTCTTCCAGTTCACCGACGGATTGTTCGAATTGCTCAAAAACCCTTCGTTGAATGCGACCGATGCTCAATCACAACTCAAATCCTTGACCAAGCAGCATCGCTACGATGTGTTGCGAGAACAGACGCCGGACGCCATCGAAGAAGCATCACAAGCGGTGATGCGTGTGATCGAAATTGTCCGGGCGATGAAATCGATGTCGCACCCAGGTCGCCAAGAGATGAACGACACCGATGTGAACACCCTGATTCAGCAAGCGACCATCATCAGCCGCAACCGATACAAATATGTCGCTGAATTGGAACTGGATCTGTCACACGACCTGCCTTCAATCCCTGCCTTCGGGGCAGAACTCAGCCAAGTCTTTATCAACCTGATCGTCAACGCCGCGGACGCCATCGCGGAACGCAAGGCAAAGGAACCGGACCTCGAAGGCAAGATCCGAGTCACCACTGTGCATCATGACAACCAGGTCGAAATTCGCGTGAGCGATAACGGAACCGGTATGTCGGCCGACGTCCGTTCCAAAGTTTTCAACCAATTCTTCACCACCAAAGAGGTGGGCAAAGGCACCGGGATGGGACTCTCGCTGACTTACAACATTGTCTCATCGAAACACAATGGCACAGTTTGTGTGGAATCCGAACTCAACGTCGGCAGCAGCTTCATCGTGACGCTGCCAATGGACTCCAGCCAGTCAACCACTGAAGACTTCAATGCAGAACGACCGGACACTTGTCGTGTTCCGGCTCTGACCTAA
- a CDS encoding CRTAC1 family protein, translated as MMMSSDPQSNEVDESDLRDEADIGRAMRGSLIALVAIVLIGGIAAYLLTRPKPAPPVRESQLASVGIREQPQVVLPKTPFKDITEEAGISFVHNNGATGDKLLPETMGGGCAFLDFDNDGDQDLLLINSMDWPWDEPSGRGNTSGLYRNEGGTFVDVTKGSGLDVEMYGMGVAVGDFDQDGLVDVFISAVGKNRLFRNLGAGEFEDISESAGVSGAEDRWSTSSGWFDYDNDGDLDLFVCNYVVWSREYDESQGFQLVGGGRAYGRPQNFEGTFSYLYRNEGDGKFTDVSEAAGIQIRNVSTDVPQSKSLGLALCDFDQDGYMDVVIANDTVQNCLLRNRGDGKFAEMGAICGIAFDSTGNARGAMGIDVTSFRERSSMAVAIGNFSNEMTALYVTKAGRMQFYDEAVSTGLGPSTRLLLTFGLAYVDYDLDGRLDLFCANGHLEEDINRVQPSQHYEQPPQMFWNAGPEYETEFLPVGAEQLGNDFVVPMVGRGASYADIDLDGDLDLLITSVGRSPRLLRNDQATGHHWLRLKLVGDGEKCNRDAIGAWVEVTVGDEVLAKQVMPTRSYLTQVELPLTFGLGQHAAVQNVTVRWPDGEKVELGPMEVDRMHEITR; from the coding sequence ATGATGATGTCGAGTGATCCGCAGTCAAACGAAGTGGATGAAAGTGATTTGCGTGACGAAGCCGACATCGGTCGCGCGATGCGGGGATCGTTGATCGCACTGGTGGCAATCGTGCTGATTGGTGGCATCGCGGCTTATCTGCTGACGCGTCCCAAGCCGGCGCCACCAGTGCGCGAATCTCAGTTGGCGAGCGTTGGCATTCGAGAGCAACCCCAGGTGGTGCTTCCGAAGACCCCGTTCAAGGACATCACCGAAGAGGCGGGCATCTCGTTCGTGCACAACAACGGCGCAACTGGAGACAAATTGCTACCTGAAACAATGGGTGGAGGGTGCGCGTTCCTCGATTTTGACAACGACGGGGATCAGGACCTGTTGTTGATCAACTCGATGGATTGGCCCTGGGATGAACCGAGTGGTCGGGGGAATACATCGGGACTGTACCGAAACGAAGGTGGCACCTTTGTGGATGTGACGAAGGGATCCGGATTGGATGTCGAGATGTATGGGATGGGGGTTGCTGTTGGCGACTTCGACCAAGACGGGTTGGTGGATGTGTTCATTTCGGCGGTCGGGAAGAATCGCTTGTTCCGGAATCTGGGAGCGGGGGAATTCGAAGACATCAGCGAGTCCGCGGGGGTCAGCGGCGCGGAAGATCGCTGGAGCACCAGTTCAGGCTGGTTTGACTATGACAACGACGGCGACCTGGATCTGTTTGTGTGCAACTACGTCGTTTGGAGTCGCGAATACGATGAGTCACAGGGGTTTCAGCTCGTCGGTGGCGGACGGGCATATGGGCGACCGCAAAACTTCGAAGGCACGTTCTCTTACCTGTATCGCAACGAAGGGGACGGCAAGTTCACGGACGTTTCCGAAGCGGCTGGCATTCAGATTCGAAATGTTTCCACCGATGTGCCACAGTCGAAGTCGCTGGGGTTGGCACTTTGTGATTTTGACCAAGACGGCTACATGGATGTGGTGATTGCCAACGACACGGTTCAGAACTGTTTGCTTCGAAACCGTGGTGATGGAAAGTTTGCTGAGATGGGCGCGATTTGTGGGATTGCATTTGATTCCACCGGCAACGCTCGCGGGGCGATGGGGATTGATGTGACATCTTTTCGCGAGCGATCCAGCATGGCGGTTGCGATTGGGAACTTTTCCAATGAAATGACGGCGCTGTATGTGACCAAAGCGGGGCGAATGCAGTTCTACGACGAAGCGGTCTCGACCGGCCTCGGGCCCAGCACTCGCCTGTTGCTGACGTTTGGTTTGGCCTACGTCGACTATGACTTGGACGGTCGCTTGGATCTGTTTTGTGCCAACGGGCACTTGGAAGAAGACATCAATCGGGTGCAGCCAAGCCAGCACTACGAACAGCCACCGCAGATGTTTTGGAACGCGGGACCCGAGTATGAGACCGAGTTTCTTCCCGTTGGTGCGGAGCAGCTGGGCAACGACTTTGTGGTGCCGATGGTTGGTCGCGGAGCATCGTATGCCGACATCGATTTGGATGGCGACTTGGACCTGCTGATCACGTCGGTGGGACGCTCACCACGGTTGTTGCGCAACGATCAAGCAACCGGGCATCATTGGTTGCGACTGAAATTGGTGGGCGACGGGGAGAAGTGCAACCGCGATGCGATCGGGGCTTGGGTGGAAGTCACGGTTGGCGACGAAGTGCTGGCCAAACAGGTGATGCCGACGCGAAGCTATCTCACTCAGGTGGAGTTGCCGTTGACGTTTGGGCTGGGACAGCATGCGGCTGTTCAGAACGTGACGGTGCGGTGGCCCGATGGCGAGAAGGTTGAGTTGGGGCCGATGGAGGTCGACCGGATGCACGAGATCACGCGGTGA
- a CDS encoding response regulator — protein sequence MNERILLVDDDYSLLNTLKRNLSFDFEVTTCESGQEALACIKNSETFSVVMVDMRMPGMEGIEVIQKAREISPNSVYLMLTGNQDLTTAMDAVNDGQVFRFLNKPCQMSDIKAAINAGIKQHDLITSKEELLKKTFSGAISVLVEIIEYVDDPLVDTDDILQSAKEMLAECNADTDWRVPLTSRLMVVGIPLLNLDQRETLAKASITSDEHRKIVKEVFSISSQLIKQIPRLEPIADLLDRMGSSDITTKQCTNDDDKIAQSILLSYYQSMLKRRGETGDVALSEIEDRFPDLDQNFSDHVRQATDAQPKPTIESISTSELLTGMMVAEDVRMPNGLLLIASGRKLSPPMVTRLRNLIGLETVAVEIPAKRSPELASI from the coding sequence ATGAATGAACGAATCCTACTCGTCGACGACGACTACAGCTTGCTGAACACGCTCAAGCGGAACCTCTCCTTTGACTTCGAGGTCACCACCTGCGAATCCGGCCAAGAGGCTTTGGCCTGCATCAAGAACTCGGAAACGTTCTCCGTTGTCATGGTCGACATGCGGATGCCAGGAATGGAAGGCATTGAAGTCATCCAAAAGGCGCGTGAGATCTCGCCCAACAGTGTGTACCTGATGCTCACTGGCAACCAGGACCTCACCACCGCGATGGACGCGGTCAACGATGGGCAAGTCTTTCGGTTCCTGAACAAACCTTGCCAGATGAGCGACATCAAAGCGGCCATCAATGCCGGGATCAAACAACATGACTTGATCACGAGCAAAGAAGAACTGCTCAAAAAGACTTTCTCAGGTGCGATCAGTGTCCTGGTGGAAATCATTGAATACGTTGACGATCCATTGGTCGACACCGACGACATCCTCCAATCAGCGAAAGAGATGCTCGCTGAATGCAACGCCGACACTGACTGGCGTGTGCCGTTGACCTCTCGCTTGATGGTCGTAGGCATTCCACTGCTGAATCTCGACCAACGAGAAACATTGGCCAAGGCTTCCATCACATCGGACGAACATCGCAAGATCGTCAAAGAAGTCTTCTCCATTTCCAGCCAATTGATCAAACAAATCCCTCGCTTGGAACCGATCGCTGACCTGCTGGATCGAATGGGGAGCTCCGACATCACGACCAAGCAGTGCACCAACGACGACGACAAAATTGCTCAGTCGATCTTACTCAGCTACTACCAAAGCATGCTGAAACGTCGGGGCGAAACCGGTGATGTCGCCTTGTCGGAGATCGAAGATCGATTCCCGGACCTCGATCAAAATTTCAGTGACCATGTTCGTCAGGCAACCGATGCACAACCCAAACCGACGATCGAAAGCATTTCGACATCCGAACTGTTGACCGGAATGATGGTCGCAGAAGACGTTCGAATGCCAAACGGTCTGCTGCTCATCGCATCCGGACGCAAGCTGTCGCCGCCGATGGTCACGCGTCTCCGCAATCTGATCGGCCTGGAAACTGTCGCGGTCGAAATCCCAGCCAAACGATCGCCTGAACTGGCCTCGATCTAG